GAACCTCTCCACCAACGTGTGCTTGACGAGCTTGCTTGTCAGTCATTACACCAGTGGATGTAGAGATGATCGCGCAACCGAGACCACCCAAAACCTTAGGTACTTCATTGTTCTTTGCATAAACACGAAGTCCTGGCTTGGAGATACGTTTCAGACCTGTGATGACACGCTCGTTGCCTGCACCATATTTCAGGAATACGCGGATGATTCCTTGTTTGTTGTCTTCAACAAACTCCGCATCGCGGATAAAGCCTTCTTCTTTCAGAATGCG
The window above is part of the Brevibacillus antibioticus genome. Proteins encoded here:
- the rpsH gene encoding 30S ribosomal protein S8; this encodes MVMTDPIADMLTRIRNANMVRHEKVEIPASTIKKEIARILKEEGFIRDAEFVEDNKQGIIRVFLKYGAGNERVITGLKRISKPGLRVYAKNNEVPKVLGGLGCAIISTSTGVMTDKQARQAHVGGEVLAYIW